AATCGGCCCGTTTTCGCGCTAAGATGAAAGGGGTTCACCAAGTTCATACAGGTGGAGGTGAGAACAGACAAAACCTTATCACCAACACCCCTATTTTTTCCAATTGGTAACTCGAATATCTTCTAGTTATCGGCGCGCTTATGATCGGCGCTTGCTCCAAGAAAGCCGAACTAGGAACAGAGGAGAATCCGCTCGTGTGGGTTTTCGTACCCTCTGGAGAGGTCGAGACAGTGACCGCCGGTGGCGAGGCAATGGCCAACTTGATTTTTCAGGAGACCGGCCTGGTCGTGGATGTCCTGGTCGCCACGGAGAACACCGGCGCGATCGAGGCGATGTGCAGCGATCCACCGAAAGCTCAAATTGGTTCTCTGAACACATTCTCCTACATCCGCGCAGCTGATCAGGGATGTGCAGAGGCGGCACTCGTCGCCGTTCGCTATGGCAGCCCGACCTACAACGGCCAGATTTTCGTCCGGACCGACAGCGGAATCAACGACATCTCGCAGCTCGATGGCGCCACATTCTGCCGTGCAGATGCGTTGAGCACCAGCAGCTGGATCATCCCCAGCATCGAGCTCAAGGCCGCCGGCGTGGAGGTGGTACCCAAGGACGCCGGTTCACACGACGGCGCTGTAGCCGGCGTGTATGATGGTGATTGTGTGGCCGGTGCTTCCTATGTCGATGCGCGCACGACGATCGAAGAAGAACATCCCGACGTAATGGATGTTGTTAAGGTCATATTCCAGACCACCGATATTCCCAACGACGGTGTACAATTCGTCCCGAGTTTGGATGATGCTATCAAGACACAACTCGTCAATGCATTGCTGGCAATCGCCCAGACGGATGAAGGCAAGACGGCATTGGATGAGGCGTACTCCTGGGGTGGTCTAGAAGCACACGACGATACCTTCTATGATCCATTCAGGCAATTACTCGACGCAGCCGGCGTTTCAGCCACTGACCTTGAGTAGAACACCATTGACCTGGAGTAATTTCCAGTCGTGAGTTTGTGAAAGCAAGGGGGGACAAGTCATCTTGTCCCCCCTTGCGTTATCAGGAGATATTAATGCTAGAAGTACGCAATCTCACCAAAATCTACAATGATGGAACCATTGCGCTTCACAATGTTAATTTCTCGGTCGACGACGGGGAATTCCTGATCGTCATCGGTTTGAGCGGCTCGGGCAAATCCACGTTGCTGCGCTGCATCAATCGGCTGATCGACCCCACAGAAGGGGAGATCGTCTGGGATGGCATTGACCTGACCAAGTTGAAAGGGACGGAGTTGCGCAATATCCGCAGGAAGATCGGCATGGTCTTCCAGCACTTCAACCTGGTGAAGCGATCCTCCGTA
The genomic region above belongs to Anaerolineales bacterium and contains:
- a CDS encoding phosphate/phosphite/phosphonate ABC transporter substrate-binding protein codes for the protein MGALMIGACSKKAELGTEENPLVWVFVPSGEVETVTAGGEAMANLIFQETGLVVDVLVATENTGAIEAMCSDPPKAQIGSLNTFSYIRAADQGCAEAALVAVRYGSPTYNGQIFVRTDSGINDISQLDGATFCRADALSTSSWIIPSIELKAAGVEVVPKDAGSHDGAVAGVYDGDCVAGASYVDARTTIEEEHPDVMDVVKVIFQTTDIPNDGVQFVPSLDDAIKTQLVNALLAIAQTDEGKTALDEAYSWGGLEAHDDTFYDPFRQLLDAAGVSATDLE